From a region of the Lactuca sativa cultivar Salinas chromosome 4, Lsat_Salinas_v11, whole genome shotgun sequence genome:
- the LOC111918717 gene encoding alpha-(1,4)-fucosyltransferase, with protein sequence MLLNLKPFNSFAITMLGLSLLILFCYIFFDFPSTTTSSIPIPTSQTLSQLQLHPQSDPEPFQLLLAAFRKWDSQVGCSNFKAKHVDLMKQGSNSSSLQRDDRDYQCSELKMNHVGVLIKGWTWIPDNLDNLYSCRCGLSCLWTKSPVLLDKPDALLFETTTPPSRRRKGDPLRVYMDLEAGRKRSGFEDIFISYHAKDDVQSTYAGGLFHNNRNYYLSSYKNNETLVYWSSSRCLPERNKLAKTIFGLLSHHSFGKCLNNVGGLDMALSLYPECTKDPNSAPQWWDHLHCAMSHYKFVLAIENTYTQSYVTEKLFYALDSGAVPIYFGAPNVMDFVPPHSIIDGSKFKSMEELADYVKALANDPVGYAEYHAWRRCGVVGNYGDTRATSLDTLPCRLCEAVSRRAGRDATAR encoded by the exons ATGTTATTGAATTTGAAACCCTTCAATTCATTCGCCATAACGATGCTAGGTCTCTCACTTCTCATTCTTTTTTGTTACATTTTCTTCGATTTTCCCTCCACCACCACTTCTTCAATCCCAATTCCAACAAGTCAAACGCTAAGTCAACTTCAATTACATCCCCAATCTGATCCAGAACCGTTTCAGCTGTTGTTGGCTGCTTTCAGAAAATGGGATTCTCAAGTAGGTTGTTCTAATTTTAAAGCAAAACATGTGGATTTGATGAAACAAGGGTCAAATTCATCATCTTTGCAACGTGATGATCGTGATTATCAATGCAGTGAgttgaagatgaatcatgtgggCGTGTTGATCAAAGGATGGACTTGGATTCCTGATAATTTGGATAATTTGTATTCGTGTAGATGCGGTTTGAGCTGTTTGTGGACGAAATCGCCTGTTCTTCTTGATAAACCGGATGCCTTGCTCTTTGAGACCACCACACCTCCATCTCGA AGACGCAAGGGAGATCCGCTCCGTGTGTATATGGATCTTGAGGCGGGTCGAAAAAGATCCGGTTTTGAAGACATTTTTATCAGCTACCATGCCAAAGATGATGTTCAGTCAACTTATGCTGGTGGCCTCTTTCATAATAACCGTAATTATTATCTTTCTTCCTATAAGAACAAC GAAACTCTGGTTTATTGGTCATCCTCACGGTGTCTCCCTGAAAGGAATAAACTCGCAAAGACAATATTCGGTTTATTATCTCATCATTCATTTGGCAAGTGCTTGAACAACGTAGGTGGACTCGACATGGCACTTTCTCTATACCCCGAGTGCACTAAAGACCCGAATTCAGCCCCTCAATGGTGGGACCATCTTCATTGTGCCATGTCACACTATAAATTTGTTTTAGCAATTGAAAACACCTACACCCAGAGCTATGTAACCGAGAAGTTGTTTTATGCGTTGGATTCGGGGGCAGTTCCCATATATTTTGGTGCACCGAATGTGATGGATTTTGTGCCTCCACATTCCATTATTGATGGGTCAAAGTTTAAGTCAATGGAGGAATTGGCTGATTATGTCAAGGCACTTGCTAATGATCCGGTTGGGTATGCAGAGTATCATGCATGGAGACGCTGTGGTGTGGTTGGGAACTATGGGGACACACGGGCCACGAGTTTGGACACACTGCCGTGTCGCCTCTGTGAGGCTGTTAGCCGCAGAGCTGGTAGGGATGCTACAGCCAGGTGA
- the LOC111918718 gene encoding BTB/POZ domain-containing protein At1g21780 has protein sequence MQRALDSGMVDTKVETISRLAQWRIDNFGPCTYKRSEPFKIGIWNWQISVEKNRHLYVRLFPEPSRLSKEQPPIAKFIIRVTTAGSNRRPYISPIHERLLRTSEDFVWPVDSTFHGRFIIDVEFLDLQVYSANGEEASSIWPRDTTLRSSATDSILRCLSRMLRESIDADVTINTCDGSLKAHKAILSASSPVFHSMFLHNLQEKESSTINIQDMSLESCTALLSYLYGSIKQEEFWRHRVPLLSAANKYGIGNLKDLCEESLLEDINSGNVLERLQEAWLYQLDKLKKGCLTYLFDFGKIYDIKDEINIFFRTAERELIQEMFQEVLTVWKPA, from the exons ATGCAGAGAGCTCTTGATTCGGGGATGGTTGATACCAAGGTAGAGACCATATCCAGGTTGGCTCAATGGAGGATCGACAATTTTGGACCTTGTACTTACAAAAGATCAGAACCTTTCAAAATCGGCATATGGAATTG GCAAATATCAGTCGAGAAGAATCGACATCTTTACGTTCGTCTGTTTCCAGAGCCGTCTCGCCTATCGAAAGAACAGCCGCCGATTGCCAAATTCATAATTCGAGTTACCACCGCGGGATCCAATCGCAGACCATACATCTCACCAA TTCATGAGAGACTTCTTCGGACAAGTGAAGACTTTGTGTGGCCTGTTGATTCTACTTTCCATGGTCGATTCATCATAGATGTCGAGTTCTTGGACCTTCAGGTTTATTCGGCTAAT GGAGAGGAAGCAAGTTCGATATGGCCTCGGGACACGACGCTGCGGTCATCAGCAACGGACAGCATTCTGCGTTGCCTTTCCCGGATGCTCCGGGAGTCCATCGATGCTGACGTGACCATCAACACGTGTGATGGGAGTTTAAAAGCCCACAAAGCCATACTTTCTGCCAGCTCACCCGTCTTCCACAGCATGTTCCTCCACAACCTCCAGGAAAAAGAATCCTCCACCATTAACATCCAGGACATGTCCTTGGAGTCTTGCACTGCGCTTCTGTCTTACTTGTATGGAAGCATCAAGCAGGAGGAGTTCTGGCGCCACCGGGTCCCACTCCTGAGTGCGGCCAATAAGTATGGGATTGGGAATTTGAAGGATTTGTGTGAGGAGAGTTTGCTGGAGGATATAAACTCAGGGAATGTGCTCGAGAGGTTGCAGGAGGCCTGGCTTTACCAGCTTGACAAACTCAAGAAAGGGTGTTTGACGTATTTGTTTGATTTTGGGAAGATTTATGATATCAAAGATGAGATTAATATCTTTTTTAGGACTGCTGAGAGGGAACTCATACAGGAAATGTTTCAGGAGGTGCTTACGGTTTGGAAACCCGCCTGA